In Novipirellula caenicola, the genomic stretch ATTCAGCGATGCCTTGCCGCTGATCACCAGCACCGGCGTCTGCAGCAAATCTTCGACCGACGCAGCGCGGCCCTTATCGTGTTGACCGACGATGGTTTGCCAAGTCAGATCGCGGCCCCAGTCGCGTTCGACATGCCGGACCAATTGTTTGAGTCCCTCGGGGTGCGATTGCCACTGGTTCGCCGGTTGGCTTTCGTATTGCAATTGCCCTGCGACGACTTGGCGTTTGCCTTTGCTGAGAAACAACAACGCGAACGAGGTGGCAATGTCGCGATTGTTTTCCATCACGCCTGTCCCCGACCAAAATCCTTGGAATTGATCATGGGCCTCGAGCAATTGTTCGGCGCCTTCGCGATACCAATCATGACCACCGATAAAGCGTCGTCCCGACAACCGGCCAACACGTTCGAGTGCGTACAGGTAATAGTAAAAGGTCATCGAATCACCGCCCGGATTGACTTTGGTGGTAAACCGATCCCCCAGCCACTGCAGCCCCGCCTGGACGGGATCTTTTTCCGGCGATTCGTTTCCGCAGCACTGGATCGTATCGCCGACGATTTTTGAGCTGCCGGCAGCGGTGCCATCGCGGCCGATGATCATCGATGCGATTCCGGCGCACGTCATACTGCCGGTCGGCGGTTGGCTGCTGCCGTATCCCCATCCGCCGCTGCTACGCTGGATCTTTTCCCAATAGGCGATCGAGCGTTCGAATACAGCCGGGTCAATTTCGATGCCACGATCTTTCGCAGCACCAAGTGCGAGAATGGCGAACTGGGTATTCGAAGGGTCGCCGTTGCCAAGCCCGTTACCGTAGCTCCAACTTCCCGCACGCCCACTGCCCCGTGGGTCGCGTTGCGAATTGATCAACCAGCGAACGTTGCGGCGGATGCGGTCCAGGTCACCGGCGGCACCAAGTTGACAGTAGACGAGCGTTTGCAGAGCGACCGAATAGGTTTCGTTGGGCTCATACAACCGCAGGTACCGCATGGCACGAATCATATCGGGATCGTCACGCGAAACGCCTGCGTTGAGCAGCGAGAGCGTACACAGCGCCGTCAACCCGCACGATTGGCTGCCGTATTCGTTCCATCCGCCGCGGTCGGTTTGCGAACTGCGAAGATAGGCAACCCCGCGATCGATCGCTCGCTGCACGCTGGCCGCGTCAATCTCGGCAGCATACGTAGGACGGATCATCTCGGTAAGCAACAAAAGCGTCGCAAAAACGATCGTTCCGACTTGGCGTCCTCCCGCCATCATCAATACATGTCTAAGATAACTCGACGAGAAAGTTTCCCGTACCTCGGCAAAGGAATGTACGTTTTTCATCATGACTAGTCCTCCTCCTGCACCCAATTCCCCCCCACCGAACCAACCGGCGCGGAATTTAGGTGACGTGTTACGCGAGTTTTCTCAGCATCAGCAAACGATGCGGGCCGAGCTTGCCAAGGTCATTGTGGGCCAATCCGATACGATCGAGCAATTGCTGGCCGCCATCTTCACCCGCGGCCATTGTCTGCTCGAGGGCGTTCCGGGGTTGGCCAAAACGCTGATGGTCAGCACGTTGGCTGAAATCCTTGACGTTTCCTTCAAGCGTATTCAGTTTACACCGGATTTGATGCCCTCGGATATCACCGGCACCCAGGTGATGGAAGAAAACGAGTCGGGGCGACGAAGTTTCCGCTTTGTCCAAGGTCCGATCTTTACCAACATCCTGCTGGCGGACGAAATCAACCGAACGCCCCCGAAAACTCAGGCGGCGCTATTAGAGGCGATGCAGGAGCGGCAAATCACCGTGGGAACGGAAACGTATCCTTTGACGCCTCCCTTCTTTACGATCGCCACGCAGAACCCGATCGAGCAAGAAGGAACCTATCCGCTTCCCGAAGCTCAGCTCGACCGATTCATGTTCAACATCAAAGTCGGCTACCCGACGGCATCCGAAGAAGAACAAATCCTGACAGCGACCACCCGAGGCGAAACGCAATCCGTCAACAAGGTGCTGTCGTCTCGCGCGATTCTAAACATCCAAAAGCTGGTTTCCAGCATCGCGGTCAATCCGCTGGTGATTCGTTATGTCGCACAGCTGGTCCGTGCGACTCGCCCCAAAGACGAAACGGCGCCCCAGTACATTCGCGACCTCGTCGACTGGGGTGCGGGTCCTCGCGCGGGCCAGAACCTGATCAACGGCGGTAAAGCGATCGCGGCGATGAACGGCCGGTTCAGTGTCGATCCGAGCGACATCCAGCGGATTGCCATTCCTGTGCTGCGTCACCGAATCGCGACCAATTTCCAAGCTCAAGCCGAGGGCATGGACACCGACGCGGTGATCGAGCGACTGCTCAAAGACATCCCCGTTCCCGAACCGGAAAAGATGACGAAGTCGTAATCGTGGCCTCACTGCTTTCCCCCGAATCGATCCAACAAATCAAACGACTCGACCTGCGTGCGAGGATGGTCGTGCGTGGATTTTTGCAGGGGTTGCACTCCAGTCCGTTTCATGGGTTTTCGGTCCAGTTCAGCGAACACCGACGCTATAACCGGGGCGACGATCCGAAACTGATTGATTGGTTGGTCTACGCCAAAACGGACAAGTATTACGTCAAACGTTTTGAAGCGGAAACCAATCTGACAGGCTATTTGGCGATCGATTTGTCTAAGTCGATGGGATTTACCGAGAGCCAGAGCATGACCAAGTTCGAATACGCCACCTGCTTGGCAGCGTCGTTGACCTATTTGATGACGATGCAGCAAGACCCGGTGGGATTGTTGACGCTGGGTGAGAAAGTCCGTGCGGAGTTGCCGGCACGAAGCCGACGGGGACATCTGGGCGACGTGATGGCGCGATTGACCCAAATGAAACCCGAGGGCAACACCGATTTAGCGGCGTCGCTGACTCAAGTCGCGGCGATGTTGAAACATCATTCGCTGGTCATGCTGTTCTCGGACCTATTGGACGATTCCGAAGCGACGCTCTCCGCGTTGGCTCGGCTGCGTCATGGCGGTCACGATGTGATCGTTTTCCACATTCTCGACGAAGCCGAAGTCAATTTTCCCTACGACGGTCCGGTTCAATTCGAAGACAGCGAGACCAGCGAGACGATTACGGTGGACGCGACGGGATTTCGCGAAGATTATTTAACGCAACTGAATGAGTTCCGCGACAACTTTCGAGAGCGTTGTGCCAATTTGCGAATCGACTATGTGCCGCTGGACACCAGCATGCCGTTTGACAAAGCGTTGACGGAATACCTGATGCAGCGACAAAAGTCCAAGTAACTTGAAACCAGCGGTAAGACAATCTCGTGACGTTTTTAAATGCAACTCTGATGCTAGGTCTCGCGGCAGCCGCCGTGCCGATCGTGCTGCATTTTTTGTCGCGGCGAGAGCCCAAGAAGGTGGTATTCCCCTCGCTCCGATTTTTGACGCAGCGATACGAGACAAACCGCAGCCGCTTGAAGATTCGTCGTTGGTGGTTGCTAGCGCTGCGGATCGCGGCGATCGCGGCTGTCGCGTTCGCGTTCGCGCGTCCGGTGATCCACCAATCGCTTTCCCTGACTTGGGTGACCATCGGTTTGGTGGCCGCCGCAGGCCTAGGCATGCTGATTTTGGCAGGGATTGCGTTTGCGCGAGGCTTTTCGCCACCGCTGCGTTATGCATTGACGGGCATCGCATTACTGGCATTGTTGTCGGCGATCATTTGGGGTGGTGTGACCTATGCAACCGGGCCACGACCGGCCACCGACATGGCGTCTCCGGTGGCAATGGCAATCGTGATCGACAATTCCGCCACCTCCGGATGGCAGACCAACAACGACAACCGCATGCAGCGAATTGAATCGTTGGCCGAATGGATTGTCGCTCGCGTGCCTCGCAGCAGCCGGATTGCGGTCATCGATCGAACGACAAGCCCTGCGTCCTTTGCACTGGACAGCGCTAGTGCACTGTCACAAATCGAACAAATCAAACCGCTGGCCGTGACGCAGCCGATCACCAGCCGGATAGCCGCAGCGATTGGCCTGGTTCAATCAAGTGACCTTTCGGCACGAGCGGTGATCGTGATTAGCGACCTCAGTGAATCGAGTTGGCAACAGGCGATCGATGACGCCGACACTCGACTATTGTTGGAAACCGAACCCACCGTCAATTTAACGCTGGTGGATCTGGGTGATTTCGAAGGCAGCAATCGTTTTGTTTCTTCGCTGCAAGTGTCCGATTTGACGCCGCCCGCCGCAACGCCCGTATCGGTATCGGCCCGTGTGGGGATCGCCGGTCAAGTGAACGAGAAAGGACAATCGATCACGGCTGAATTGGAAATGTATGACACCGATCCCGCATTGCCTGTGATCCGTGATGGCAAGGTTCAACGTCCGAAACTGCAAAGTGTCGATCGCACCAGCGTGCGACTTAGCGGCAGCGGAACGGCCGAGGTTCTGTTGACCGTGCCGCCGATGCCGGTCGGGACACATCACGGGCAAATCCGTTTGATCGGCGACGACCCGATCGCACTCGACAACGTTCGCTATTTTTCGATCGAAGTGTTGCCGGCGTCCCCCGTGTTGATCGTCAGCGATAGTGAAGAAGAAGCTCGCGTGATGGGCCAATCGATGACCGCGCCGTTAACGATCGATGACCCGAATGCAGAATACCGAGTGGAATCGATTCGCTACCAAGATTTTGCCGTCGTCCGGCTGGCCGATTTTGACGCCGTGATGTTATTGGACCCGCCCAATCGCGCGCTCCAAGATCCGCAACTTGCCCAATACATAGGTCGCGGAGGTGGCGCTTTTATCGCACTCGGGCCGGCGGCCGAGACGACATCCGAGGCTTCCCAAACATGGCCCAAACTCGTCCGTCGTTGGCGAGTGCCCGAACCAGGCTCGTTTTTGCAACCGCTGAATCAATCGCATCCGCTGCTCGCTCCGCTCAGCAACATTGCGGGTGGCGTGCCATGGAACCAATTTCGCATTTTCCAATACTGGCAAATCGAATCACGCCCCCAAGACACGGTCAAACTTCGCCGATTGGCACAATTCGCCGGGACCGAACATGCGTCGCTGGTCGAGCTGACGAACGTCGACGCGAACACGCCGGGCCGCGTTGTGATGATGACCACACCGCTGCCCGCGTTGGCCAATACGACTCGCCGCTGGAACGAACTGTTCAGCGGCACCGATGCTTGGCCCGCTTTTTTGTTGGTTCGCGAGCTGGCCGATTACTTGACGCAGCGTTCAGCGGGCCTGCGTGATTCGTTGGTCGGTCAACCGCACACCATCACCCTCGTCGATTCGGACGCCACCATCGTCGATTCGGACATGGCATCCGGCGGACGCGGCGATAACGCGTCGCCGCTGGTCAATGATTCCGCCCCGACGACGGCAGCGGCCAAACCCGCGGGCGAGCGATTGACGCGTCGCTACCAACTTTACCCACCGGGTGACGACAGCTCGATTCCGATCGATGTCGATATCGACGCTCGACAATTTACGATCACCAACATCAATGCCGCGGGAACGTACTGGGTTCGCGGCCCCGAGCTGCATACCGGTTTCTCAGCGAACATCTCGGATTCCGCCACACGACTGAACCGCGTTGATCCCGAGACGCTCGTCAATTCGTTCTCCAGTGAGCATGTGCGTCTGGTTACCGACCGCGAAGAAATCGATTTACGAGGCGATCAAGACAGCCAACGAGTCTCGCTACATTCCCCGGCGATGCTATTGGCATTGGTCGTGTTTTTGATGGAACAGATTTTGGGGAATCGTTTTTATCGTAAACGCGATAGTGCTCGGTCGTCGATCAAGGCAACGTCCACTGCTGCGGGGGCCACCGCGTGAGTTCGTTTTTGATCGAACCGATCTATCATTCCGCCTTCGTTGCCACTTTGGTTTCGCTGTTGGTCGTGGTGGTTTTGGTCTTGGTAACGCCACCAACCGAGAATCCGAAACAGCGTCGATGGTTGATTGGGCTTCGTTTTCTTGCCGCCTTTATTTTGATGCTGGCGATATTTCGGCCTGGCTTTGTCCAAACCGATACACGACCGGCCGAAGCAACGTTGGTCGTGGCGGTGGACACATCGCGAAGCATGACGTTTCCCGACGACGACCGCGGCGACCGATGGACGCATCAACAACAGGCATGGCAACAACTCGCCGAAGGACTCAGCACGCTCGACGAATCGATGAGCGTGCGTTTGCTTGGCTATGACAAAACGGCGAGCGAACTGGAAAACACTCTCCCCTCGGCACTGGACAACCGCGTCCCCACGGGCGATTTAACGGACTTGGCCGCCGCCGCGACGGCGGCCATCGCAGCGGCTCAAGGCCAACCGCTTGCAGGCGTCGTGATCATGGGCGACGGTGCCCAGACGGCTCCCATTGATGGCACCGGAGCCGAACGCATCGCACAGATGCTGAAGACATGGGGCGTCCCGTTGTGGACCATCCCGATCGGGCCGGCTGGAGGGCAGTCGGCTAACCGCGATGTTGGGATCGACGCATTGCCCGAAAGTTTTCAGCTGTTTGCCAAGAACGAATTTGACGTCAATTCTCAAGTGCAGTTACGCGGGTTGGCTGGCACCGAAGTGCCGCTGCGTGTTCGCTGGATCGATGAAAAAGGAAACTCGACCGTCGCAGCGGAGCGACAACTCGTTGCCGAAAAAGCAAACGAAGTCAAAGGAATGTCGCTGCAAGTCATCGCTCCGGCACCGGGTATCTATCGATTGAATGTCGAAGTCGATCCGGTCGAAGGCGAATTGGTCACTTCCAACAATTTGCAAACCGCGTTTGTGAATGTTCGCGAAGGAGGCGGGCGGATTTTGTATCTCGAAGGGGCACCGCGGTTAGAGCAAACCTATCTTCGTGCGGCGCTGAGACGGTTTCCCGATCTCGATTTGACTTACCAGTGGATCCCGAGCGATACGTCGGCGCGGTGGCCGATCGGGCTGCGTGATTGGTTTCAAAAAGGCAAGTTCGATATCTATATCATCGGCGACTTGGATGCCGATGCGATTGGCCGCGAACAATTATCACAGCTGGCACAATCGGTTTCCGACGGAGCCGGGTTGGTGATGCTGGGCGGTTACCACAACTACGACGCCGGTGGTTACGCGAACTCGCCCTTGGCAGATGTGTTGCCAGTGGAAATGGATGCGTCGCGTCGCATTTCGATCCAATCCGACGAAGTTGACAATCCGCGTTTACAGATCCCCGGCCCCATCACGATCAAACGATCGCGTTCGCATCCGATCACCAACATCGGTGGCGACGATCCTGATGCGACCTGGTCGACACTGCCCCGTTTGCTGGGGGCCAACCGCTTTGTCGGTCCCAAGGTTTCACCTGGGGTCCAGGTGCTACTGGAAACCGCCGACAGCGATCCATTGTTGGTGGTCGGTGAATACGGACGCGGGCGGACCGCAGCGGTCGCGTTTGATTCGACTTGGCGGTGGTGGCGTGAAGGCCGCAGCGAAGCGTATCGACGGTATTGGCGTCAATTGGCGTTATGGCTACTGTCGCGAGAAGAGGACTCGGGGGACCGCATCTTTATCGAACTCGATTCGCGACGGTTTGCCAACGAATCGGAGATCGGTTTCCGCGCTCGGTTGAGCTCGCTGACGGACGAACCGGCCCAGGTCAAATTGACTGCAGCGATCATTGATGAAAACAATCGAATCACAGCAATCACGGACACTGCAAGTTCGACCGTGGCAGGCGAGCAAACCGTCTCGGGGATGATTCCCAACTTGGAACCAGGCTACTACCGGCTGCAGGTCGCTCCGGCTAATCAAGATGCAAAAATCAAAGCGGAGACATTGGCATTTCAAGTGATTGACCAGAGTCGTGAAATGTTGATGCCGATGGCCGACCCCGGTTACTTGCGTCAATTGGCTGAGATTACAAAGGATCACGGGGGAGCCGCGTTTTCGCACGAGGAGATCGACCAATTGATCCAACAGATCGCCGAGCGTCGTCATCAAGCCGAAGCGCCGGTGGTCGAGAAACAGATGCTCGGCGACGATCCCGTTAGCGGATGGCTACTGTTTGTGTTGTTCGCCGGTGCATTGTCGACCGAATGGTATTTGCGGCGGCGGTGGGGTTTGGTGTGATCGCTGCGTATTCCATTGTCGCTGATCGCTCCGCGATCTTGGCGAGAGGCGGAATGGATTCAGCTACTACAACAAATTTAAGGTGGGTAGTATTGGTTGCTTTAGCACTACGCGGGGCGTTCGGCATATACCGGTGAAACGTCGATCCATTTGTGAGCCGACGGCGCTTGCCGCGGGCCGCTAAAGCTATGGTATTGACGTTGGATATTGGGAGTGAGTTTTTCTTCCGCGGCAGTTACCTCTCCACCGACGAAGTCGGGGGAGAGGTGGCAGAAAACCAGCGCACCCAAAAATCACGACAATACCAAAGTTTTAGCGCCGTCGGCTCAGATCATAATATGGAATGACTCATATGCACCTGCTTCGCTTCACGTTTTGATCGCGGGAGCGATCAACGACATTAGTTCACGCTAAATTTAGGCGGGAACGGCTCGTCGTCTTGCGAACGCCCATCACCGTCCTGTTCTTCGGACGAAACCGTGTGCAAGTTTACCTTGCCACTGCGGAGCAAGCGGACCAATTCGGCCGCTCGATCATCGACGTCCGCGATCGCCAACAACCGCAGCTTGGCTTCGATCTCAAACGGCAGCGTGTACGAGATGATGTCGGTGATCGGGCCCAGCCCCATCTGTCCCGCCATCAATTCATGCAAACTCTTGGACGCCTGCTTGCTGGCCGGGATGATCGTCGCAAATGCCTCGAGCAGTTCTTTTTTCAATTGAGTTCGGTGCTCGGCGCCGATCGGCGGGTAGAAGTCCGAGCGAACGTCGACTTCGGCCATGCGAAATGGACGTCCCGCATCGATTTCGCGAGTGATAATTGCTCGCTTCACTCCGACCAACAAAATGTTGTGTTGGTCGTTCTCTAATTCGGCGTGTGAGACGATTCGGCCAATACAGATCGTGGTGGCAATCGGTGGCTGCTCATTTGGCATGACCGCGATGCCCCCCGTCAGCGTTGCCATCGCGATCAAACGATCCGAAGCCAGCGATTCACGAAGCATCTCGCAATAGCGGGGCTCAAATAGATGCAAGGGCTGCATCGCGTGCGGAAACATCACTAACTCGGGCAACGGAAACAGACGCACTCGACCATCAAAATCGTCCGGCAACTGAATCACATCGTCTAAATTATCCATCTGCTTTTCGCACCTTTTTCCTGTACGAGCCCCTATCCGACGAGCTGCCTAGCGTGATGTGTTTGCGAGACATGCTACATCTGCCGTAGCGAAAGTCGCAAAGACTTTCGTAGATCGCTGTCCCAAGCAAAACTCTTGGCGAGTTTCGCTACGCTCATTTTATCATCAAACATAGCTTTTTTGCTACGACTCTCGCTTGCTACCCCATTCTAGGTCAAATTCAAGGGCGGATGCGAGGACCTTGGGGGGGGCGTCAAAAGCTACGCATCCGTCAGCATTCGCGAAAATTTCGTGGAGCAGTCGAGAACGATCCGGTTGAAATCATTGACGTCACCTGGGTCGTCACCGACAATTAGCAGTTCCGGTCGATGCCACTTCACACCCCACACTCCTATCCGCACGGATTGAAAATGCTTCTTTCGGGTGAAGAAATCAAGCGAAAGCTCAACGACACGATCCATATCGATCCGTTTGACGAAAGCCGAATCAATCCCAACAGCTACAACCTGACCCTGCATCATGAGTTGTTGGTGTACGAGGAGGTGATCCTGGATGCCGCGACGCCCAATCGCTATCGCCGGCTCGAAATTCCCGCCGAAGGGATCACGTTGCAACCGGGGCTACTGTACCTCGGCCGCACGGTCGAACACACCGAAACCAAAGACACGGCGCCGATGATCCAAGGCCGTAGTTCGCTTGGACGCTTGGGTTTGTTCATCAATCCAGGCGGCAGTCTGGGCGACGTCGGTTACTGTGGCACCTGGACGCTCGAGATGCACTGCGTCCAACCGGTGCGGATTTACGCGAACATGCAGATCTGTCAAATCTATTACTTGCAGGTCCAAGGCGAATGCGGCGGTTACGGCCCCGGCAAGTATCAAAACAGCTGCGATATCCAGCCCAGTTTGATGTACCGTGAACTCGGTGGCGACGATCACGACGGACAAATGGAACTGAATTTCGACGAACTGCTTCACGAGTCGCGTTAGGCTCGTTCACTGATTCGTTGATCACTCGGGTCGCGGAATTTGTATCCAACACCACGGACGGTTTGTACGACGTCGGCGTGGGTATCGAGTTTCTTTCGCAGCGAGCGAACGTGCACGTCGATCGTTCGCTCTAACACCAATGTGTCTTCGCCAAGCGCGACGTCGATCAACTCGCTGCGTGAAAACACGCGGCCGGGTTGCCGCAGCAAGCACTCGAGCAAACGAAACTCGCTACGTGTCAAATTCACGACGTCGTCGTTGACGGTCACTCGGTAGCGAACCGGATCAATCGCAACCCCTTGGCTTGCGATCAACTGCACCGCTGCAGATTCGTTGTCGCGTCGACAAAGTGACTTGACGCGTTCGAGCAAGACTTTGACGCTAAATGGCTTGGTCACATAGTCATCCGCGCCGAGCGCGAAACCGATCAATTGATCCGATTCCTCTGCCTTGGCCGTCAACATCAAGATGCGAGTATTCTTGGTTGCCGAATCCGCACGCAGTCGTCGGCACGCTTCGAGCCCATCGAGCACCGGCAACATCAAGTCCAAAATGATCACGTCCGGCAACTTCAATCGAGCCTGCGTCAGCCCGTCTTCGCCATCGTGAGCCACGTAAACCTCGTAGCCTTCGCGTTGAAGGTTGTAGGTGACGACCTCGGCCAAGGAACGATCGTCTTCGATA encodes the following:
- a CDS encoding DUF4159 domain-containing protein, giving the protein MMKNVHSFAEVRETFSSSYLRHVLMMAGGRQVGTIVFATLLLLTEMIRPTYAAEIDAASVQRAIDRGVAYLRSSQTDRGGWNEYGSQSCGLTALCTLSLLNAGVSRDDPDMIRAMRYLRLYEPNETYSVALQTLVYCQLGAAGDLDRIRRNVRWLINSQRDPRGSGRAGSWSYGNGLGNGDPSNTQFAILALGAAKDRGIEIDPAVFERSIAYWEKIQRSSGGWGYGSSQPPTGSMTCAGIASMIIGRDGTAAGSSKIVGDTIQCCGNESPEKDPVQAGLQWLGDRFTTKVNPGGDSMTFYYYLYALERVGRLSGRRFIGGHDWYREGAEQLLEAHDQFQGFWSGTGVMENNRDIATSFALLFLSKGKRQVVAGQLQYESQPANQWQSHPEGLKQLVRHVERDWGRDLTWQTIVGQHDKGRAASVEDLLQTPVLVISGKASLNFSPELVENLGEYIEQGGTILFEAQAGDGCGDASGFEASVRELCAKWFDGAPLDRLPPSHPVWFAQHEVAPASIPLIDKDFWVYGVQACCRTAVFYVPNSLSCRWELSDVLFSRREVSEPVRKQLDVAVRIGENVIAYATGRELKDKLEKRVVLDAADAPQPTRGSIEVAMLSLGAGGEEARRAIPNAAELIRRRVPIDIVAADQPVQIESAGLSGVPVLWMHGRTEFDLTADQRRALAEYIKNGGFVIGTAICGNEAFAKSFRREMALLLPSSTLETMAGSHPALTSAYGGFDITSVTIRRPTGRGAGQVVDRRSSAPMIEFATVDGMASVFFSPLDISCALESQNSVQCPGYPTDDAAKIVANLVLFALNQ
- a CDS encoding MoxR family ATPase, which produces MLREFSQHQQTMRAELAKVIVGQSDTIEQLLAAIFTRGHCLLEGVPGLAKTLMVSTLAEILDVSFKRIQFTPDLMPSDITGTQVMEENESGRRSFRFVQGPIFTNILLADEINRTPPKTQAALLEAMQERQITVGTETYPLTPPFFTIATQNPIEQEGTYPLPEAQLDRFMFNIKVGYPTASEEEQILTATTRGETQSVNKVLSSRAILNIQKLVSSIAVNPLVIRYVAQLVRATRPKDETAPQYIRDLVDWGAGPRAGQNLINGGKAIAAMNGRFSVDPSDIQRIAIPVLRHRIATNFQAQAEGMDTDAVIERLLKDIPVPEPEKMTKS
- a CDS encoding DUF58 domain-containing protein: MASLLSPESIQQIKRLDLRARMVVRGFLQGLHSSPFHGFSVQFSEHRRYNRGDDPKLIDWLVYAKTDKYYVKRFEAETNLTGYLAIDLSKSMGFTESQSMTKFEYATCLAASLTYLMTMQQDPVGLLTLGEKVRAELPARSRRGHLGDVMARLTQMKPEGNTDLAASLTQVAAMLKHHSLVMLFSDLLDDSEATLSALARLRHGGHDVIVFHILDEAEVNFPYDGPVQFEDSETSETITVDATGFREDYLTQLNEFRDNFRERCANLRIDYVPLDTSMPFDKALTEYLMQRQKSK
- a CDS encoding BatA domain-containing protein, coding for MTFLNATLMLGLAAAAVPIVLHFLSRREPKKVVFPSLRFLTQRYETNRSRLKIRRWWLLALRIAAIAAVAFAFARPVIHQSLSLTWVTIGLVAAAGLGMLILAGIAFARGFSPPLRYALTGIALLALLSAIIWGGVTYATGPRPATDMASPVAMAIVIDNSATSGWQTNNDNRMQRIESLAEWIVARVPRSSRIAVIDRTTSPASFALDSASALSQIEQIKPLAVTQPITSRIAAAIGLVQSSDLSARAVIVISDLSESSWQQAIDDADTRLLLETEPTVNLTLVDLGDFEGSNRFVSSLQVSDLTPPAATPVSVSARVGIAGQVNEKGQSITAELEMYDTDPALPVIRDGKVQRPKLQSVDRTSVRLSGSGTAEVLLTVPPMPVGTHHGQIRLIGDDPIALDNVRYFSIEVLPASPVLIVSDSEEEARVMGQSMTAPLTIDDPNAEYRVESIRYQDFAVVRLADFDAVMLLDPPNRALQDPQLAQYIGRGGGAFIALGPAAETTSEASQTWPKLVRRWRVPEPGSFLQPLNQSHPLLAPLSNIAGGVPWNQFRIFQYWQIESRPQDTVKLRRLAQFAGTEHASLVELTNVDANTPGRVVMMTTPLPALANTTRRWNELFSGTDAWPAFLLVRELADYLTQRSAGLRDSLVGQPHTITLVDSDATIVDSDMASGGRGDNASPLVNDSAPTTAAAKPAGERLTRRYQLYPPGDDSSIPIDVDIDARQFTITNINAAGTYWVRGPELHTGFSANISDSATRLNRVDPETLVNSFSSEHVRLVTDREEIDLRGDQDSQRVSLHSPAMLLALVVFLMEQILGNRFYRKRDSARSSIKATSTAAGATA
- a CDS encoding glutamine amidotransferase; this encodes MSSFLIEPIYHSAFVATLVSLLVVVVLVLVTPPTENPKQRRWLIGLRFLAAFILMLAIFRPGFVQTDTRPAEATLVVAVDTSRSMTFPDDDRGDRWTHQQQAWQQLAEGLSTLDESMSVRLLGYDKTASELENTLPSALDNRVPTGDLTDLAAAATAAIAAAQGQPLAGVVIMGDGAQTAPIDGTGAERIAQMLKTWGVPLWTIPIGPAGGQSANRDVGIDALPESFQLFAKNEFDVNSQVQLRGLAGTEVPLRVRWIDEKGNSTVAAERQLVAEKANEVKGMSLQVIAPAPGIYRLNVEVDPVEGELVTSNNLQTAFVNVREGGGRILYLEGAPRLEQTYLRAALRRFPDLDLTYQWIPSDTSARWPIGLRDWFQKGKFDIYIIGDLDADAIGREQLSQLAQSVSDGAGLVMLGGYHNYDAGGYANSPLADVLPVEMDASRRISIQSDEVDNPRLQIPGPITIKRSRSHPITNIGGDDPDATWSTLPRLLGANRFVGPKVSPGVQVLLETADSDPLLVVGEYGRGRTAAVAFDSTWRWWREGRSEAYRRYWRQLALWLLSREEDSGDRIFIELDSRRFANESEIGFRARLSSLTDEPAQVKLTAAIIDENNRITAITDTASSTVAGEQTVSGMIPNLEPGYYRLQVAPANQDAKIKAETLAFQVIDQSREMLMPMADPGYLRQLAEITKDHGGAAFSHEEIDQLIQQIAERRHQAEAPVVEKQMLGDDPVSGWLLFVLFAGALSTEWYLRRRWGLV
- a CDS encoding LON peptidase substrate-binding domain-containing protein; its protein translation is MDNLDDVIQLPDDFDGRVRLFPLPELVMFPHAMQPLHLFEPRYCEMLRESLASDRLIAMATLTGGIAVMPNEQPPIATTICIGRIVSHAELENDQHNILLVGVKRAIITREIDAGRPFRMAEVDVRSDFYPPIGAEHRTQLKKELLEAFATIIPASKQASKSLHELMAGQMGLGPITDIISYTLPFEIEAKLRLLAIADVDDRAAELVRLLRSGKVNLHTVSSEEQDGDGRSQDDEPFPPKFSVN
- a CDS encoding dCTP deaminase, translating into MLLSGEEIKRKLNDTIHIDPFDESRINPNSYNLTLHHELLVYEEVILDAATPNRYRRLEIPAEGITLQPGLLYLGRTVEHTETKDTAPMIQGRSSLGRLGLFINPGGSLGDVGYCGTWTLEMHCVQPVRIYANMQICQIYYLQVQGECGGYGPGKYQNSCDIQPSLMYRELGGDDHDGQMELNFDELLHESR
- a CDS encoding response regulator, translating into MAKTTVLIIEDDRSLAEVVTYNLQREGYEVYVAHDGEDGLTQARLKLPDVIILDLMLPVLDGLEACRRLRADSATKNTRILMLTAKAEESDQLIGFALGADDYVTKPFSVKVLLERVKSLCRRDNESAAVQLIASQGVAIDPVRYRVTVNDDVVNLTRSEFRLLECLLRQPGRVFSRSELIDVALGEDTLVLERTIDVHVRSLRKKLDTHADVVQTVRGVGYKFRDPSDQRISERA